The following are from one region of the Leucobacter sp. Psy1 genome:
- a CDS encoding HPP family protein, whose amino-acid sequence MSETDPGARRKQIIVGIVMGIVMGVVISALTQFWLWLPAGIAVGLAAGAIMKPPER is encoded by the coding sequence ATGAGCGAGACCGACCCCGGAGCGCGGCGAAAGCAGATCATCGTCGGCATCGTCATGGGCATCGTGATGGGCGTCGTCATCAGTGCGCTCACGCAGTTCTGGCTGTGGCTTCCGGCGGGAATCGCGGTGGGGCTGGCCGCCGGCGCCATCATGAAACCTCCGGAACGCTAG
- a CDS encoding FAD-binding oxidoreductase, with product MEPTIFETHRPAEEIIDQSLADTKLSCFWIEDVAETAARYPSLTGDQTVDDAVVGAGFAGLWTAIKLKTEHPERRVVVLEAKRVGWAASGRNGGFCEASITHGEPNAESRWPDETGTLARLGYENLDAIEAFVNEHDLDVEFERTGELSIANEPYQVEWLGESDDPTVETLDAEAVRKRINSPTFLGGEFAPRESANVHPAKLAAELGRHATEIGVEIYEESRVTNLVGDAREPILLETTGGRVVADRVALCTNVFPSLLKRYAFHTVPVYDYVLMTEPLTDEQMASIGWEGREGLADMANQFHYSRLTSDNRILWGGYDAVYHSGGRIKRAYEDRPESFRKLASHFFTTFPQLTGVKFTHRWGGVIDTSTRFCAFFGEAHGGRVQYVSGFTGLGVGATHFAADVIVDRLEGRVTERTELQMVREVPLPFPPEPLASIGINLTRWSLDQADHNQGKRNPLLKTLDALGLGFDS from the coding sequence ATGGAACCGACCATCTTCGAGACGCACCGACCCGCAGAGGAGATCATCGACCAATCCCTTGCCGACACGAAGCTGTCGTGCTTCTGGATCGAGGATGTCGCCGAGACGGCGGCCCGGTACCCGTCGCTCACTGGTGACCAGACGGTCGATGACGCGGTGGTCGGCGCGGGGTTCGCTGGACTGTGGACGGCGATCAAGCTGAAGACGGAGCATCCGGAGCGTCGGGTCGTCGTGCTCGAGGCCAAGCGCGTGGGCTGGGCGGCGTCCGGCCGCAACGGCGGGTTCTGCGAGGCGAGCATCACCCACGGCGAGCCGAACGCCGAGTCCCGCTGGCCGGATGAGACGGGGACTCTCGCCCGACTCGGGTACGAGAACCTCGACGCGATCGAGGCGTTCGTGAACGAGCACGATCTCGACGTGGAATTCGAGCGCACGGGCGAGCTGTCGATCGCGAACGAGCCGTACCAGGTGGAGTGGCTCGGGGAGAGCGATGATCCGACGGTCGAGACCCTCGACGCCGAGGCGGTGCGCAAGCGGATCAACTCGCCGACGTTTCTCGGCGGCGAGTTCGCGCCTCGTGAGAGCGCGAACGTGCACCCCGCGAAGCTCGCGGCTGAGCTCGGGCGGCACGCAACCGAGATCGGTGTCGAGATCTACGAGGAGAGCCGGGTAACGAACCTGGTCGGGGATGCCCGGGAACCGATCCTGCTCGAGACGACCGGGGGCCGCGTCGTGGCCGACCGGGTCGCGCTCTGCACCAACGTCTTCCCCTCGCTCCTGAAGCGGTACGCATTCCACACTGTCCCGGTGTACGACTACGTGCTCATGACGGAGCCGCTGACCGACGAGCAGATGGCGTCGATCGGCTGGGAGGGGCGCGAGGGTCTCGCCGACATGGCGAACCAGTTCCACTACTCGCGGCTGACGAGCGACAACCGGATCCTGTGGGGCGGCTACGACGCCGTCTACCACTCGGGCGGGCGTATCAAGCGGGCATATGAGGATCGTCCGGAGAGCTTCCGGAAGCTCGCGAGCCACTTCTTCACCACCTTCCCCCAGTTGACCGGCGTGAAGTTCACGCACCGCTGGGGCGGAGTGATCGACACGAGCACGCGCTTCTGCGCGTTCTTCGGCGAGGCGCACGGTGGGCGGGTACAGTACGTCTCCGGCTTCACCGGACTCGGAGTGGGGGCGACGCACTTCGCCGCCGACGTCATCGTGGATCGCCTTGAGGGGCGGGTCACGGAACGCACCGAGCTGCAGATGGTCCGCGAGGTGCCGCTGCCGTTCCCGCCAGAGCCGCTGGCATCGATCGGGATCAATCTCACCCGGTGGTCGCTCGACCAGGCGGACCACAACCAGGGCAAGCGCAACCCGCTGCTGAAGACGCTCGATGCGCTCGGACTCGGCTTCGACTCCTAG